One Setaria viridis chromosome 7, Setaria_viridis_v4.0, whole genome shotgun sequence genomic region harbors:
- the LOC117865269 gene encoding magnesium-chelatase subunit ChlI, chloroplastic isoform X2 yields the protein MPLLPTMASPFSTSAARALLPASTSRPLSIAAAASSGRIPASRKGLGFRRGRFTVCNVAAPTAAEQEAKASSAKESQRPVYPFAAIVGQDEMKLCLLLNVIDPKIGGVMIMGDRGTGKSTTVRSLVDLLPNIRVVVGDPFNSDPDDPEVMGPEVRERVLQGDTGLPVTTAKITMVDLPLGATEDRVCGTIDIEKALTEGVKAFEPGLLAKANRGILYVDEVNLLDDHLVDVLLDSAASGWNTVEREGISISHPARFILIGSGNPEEGELRPQLLDRFGMHAQVGTVRDAELRVKIVEERARFDRDPKAFRDSYKEEQEKLQDQISSARSNLGAVQIDHDLRVKISKVCSELNVDGLRGDIVTNRAAKALASLKGRDKVTVEDIATVIPNCLRHRLRKDPLESIDSGLLVIEKFYEVFS from the exons ATGCCCCTCCTCCCCACCATGGCCTCCCCAttctccacctccgccgcgagGGCCCTGCTCCCAGCCTCCACCTCCCGCCCtctctccatcgccgccgcagcctcctcAG GGCGCATTCCGGCGTCCAGGAAGGGGCTGGGGTTCCGCCGCGGCCGGTTCACCGTCTGCAATgtcgccgcccccaccgccgccgagcag GAGGCGAAAGCGTCGAGCGCCAAGGAGAGCCAGCGCCCCGTGTACCCGTTCGCGGCGATCGTGGGGCAGGACGAGATGAAGCTCTGCCTGCTGCTCAACGTCATCGACCCCAAGATCGGCGGCGTCATGATCATGGGCGACAGGGGCACCGGCAAGTCCACCACCGTGCGCTCCCTCGTCGACCTCCTCCCGAACatccgcgtcgtcgtcggcgacccCTTCAACTCCGACCCGGACGACCCGGAGGTCATGGGCCCCGAGGTCCGCGAGCGGGTCCTCCAGGGGGACACCGGACTCCCCGTCACCACCGCCAAGATCACCATGGTCGACCTGCCCCTCGGCGCCACCGAGGACCGCGTCTGCGGCACCATCGACATCGAGAAGGCGCTCACCGAGGGCGTCAAGGCCTTCGAGCCGGGCCTGCTCGCCAAGGCCAACAGGGGGATACTCTACGTCGACGAGGTCAATCTGTTGGATGACCATCTCGTGGATGTGCTGCTGGACTCTGCCGCGTCGGGGTGGAACACGGTGGAGAGGGAGGGTATCTCCATTTCCCACCCTGCCCGGTTCATCCTCATCGGCTCCGGTAAcccggaggaaggggagctccGGCCGCAGCTGCTGGACAGGTTCGGGATGCACGCGCAGGTTGGTACCGTCAGGGACGCAGAGCTGAGGGTGAAAATCGTGGAAGAGAGGGCTCGCTTCGACAGAGACCCGAAGGCGTTCCGTGACTCCTACAAAGAGGAGCAGGAGAAGCTCCAGGACCAGATCTCATCCGCTCGGTCTAACCTTGGTGCCGTGCAGATTGACCATGACCTCCGTGTCAAGATATCCAAGGTGTGCTCTGAGTTGAATGTTGATGGGCTCAGAGGTGATATTGTCACAAATAGGGCTGCCAAGGCGCTGGCCTCATTGAAAGGAAGGGACAAGGTCACAGTGGAGGACATTGCTACTGTCATTCCAAACTGCTTGAGGCATCGACTCCGGAAGGATCCCCTTGAATCCATTGACTCGGGTTTGCTTGTCATTGAGAAGTTTTACGAAGTCTTTAGCTAG
- the LOC117865269 gene encoding magnesium-chelatase subunit ChlI, chloroplastic isoform X1, whose product MPLLPTMASPFSTSAARALLPASTSRPLSIAAAASSGNNILHFLLLRSFPAPNRTLLGSLSILLAGRIPASRKGLGFRRGRFTVCNVAAPTAAEQEAKASSAKESQRPVYPFAAIVGQDEMKLCLLLNVIDPKIGGVMIMGDRGTGKSTTVRSLVDLLPNIRVVVGDPFNSDPDDPEVMGPEVRERVLQGDTGLPVTTAKITMVDLPLGATEDRVCGTIDIEKALTEGVKAFEPGLLAKANRGILYVDEVNLLDDHLVDVLLDSAASGWNTVEREGISISHPARFILIGSGNPEEGELRPQLLDRFGMHAQVGTVRDAELRVKIVEERARFDRDPKAFRDSYKEEQEKLQDQISSARSNLGAVQIDHDLRVKISKVCSELNVDGLRGDIVTNRAAKALASLKGRDKVTVEDIATVIPNCLRHRLRKDPLESIDSGLLVIEKFYEVFS is encoded by the exons ATGCCCCTCCTCCCCACCATGGCCTCCCCAttctccacctccgccgcgagGGCCCTGCTCCCAGCCTCCACCTCCCGCCCtctctccatcgccgccgcagcctcctcAGGTAACAACATCTtacacttcctcctcctccgctcttTCCCAGCGCCGAATCGAACACTCCTCGGCTCACTCTCCATTCTACTCGCAGGGCGCATTCCGGCGTCCAGGAAGGGGCTGGGGTTCCGCCGCGGCCGGTTCACCGTCTGCAATgtcgccgcccccaccgccgccgagcag GAGGCGAAAGCGTCGAGCGCCAAGGAGAGCCAGCGCCCCGTGTACCCGTTCGCGGCGATCGTGGGGCAGGACGAGATGAAGCTCTGCCTGCTGCTCAACGTCATCGACCCCAAGATCGGCGGCGTCATGATCATGGGCGACAGGGGCACCGGCAAGTCCACCACCGTGCGCTCCCTCGTCGACCTCCTCCCGAACatccgcgtcgtcgtcggcgacccCTTCAACTCCGACCCGGACGACCCGGAGGTCATGGGCCCCGAGGTCCGCGAGCGGGTCCTCCAGGGGGACACCGGACTCCCCGTCACCACCGCCAAGATCACCATGGTCGACCTGCCCCTCGGCGCCACCGAGGACCGCGTCTGCGGCACCATCGACATCGAGAAGGCGCTCACCGAGGGCGTCAAGGCCTTCGAGCCGGGCCTGCTCGCCAAGGCCAACAGGGGGATACTCTACGTCGACGAGGTCAATCTGTTGGATGACCATCTCGTGGATGTGCTGCTGGACTCTGCCGCGTCGGGGTGGAACACGGTGGAGAGGGAGGGTATCTCCATTTCCCACCCTGCCCGGTTCATCCTCATCGGCTCCGGTAAcccggaggaaggggagctccGGCCGCAGCTGCTGGACAGGTTCGGGATGCACGCGCAGGTTGGTACCGTCAGGGACGCAGAGCTGAGGGTGAAAATCGTGGAAGAGAGGGCTCGCTTCGACAGAGACCCGAAGGCGTTCCGTGACTCCTACAAAGAGGAGCAGGAGAAGCTCCAGGACCAGATCTCATCCGCTCGGTCTAACCTTGGTGCCGTGCAGATTGACCATGACCTCCGTGTCAAGATATCCAAGGTGTGCTCTGAGTTGAATGTTGATGGGCTCAGAGGTGATATTGTCACAAATAGGGCTGCCAAGGCGCTGGCCTCATTGAAAGGAAGGGACAAGGTCACAGTGGAGGACATTGCTACTGTCATTCCAAACTGCTTGAGGCATCGACTCCGGAAGGATCCCCTTGAATCCATTGACTCGGGTTTGCTTGTCATTGAGAAGTTTTACGAAGTCTTTAGCTAG
- the LOC117865270 gene encoding uncharacterized protein: MPPRKRPAPPPEEPRPSSKPAPDAKPSEPTKSAPDSATPTISAAVLAKLPNMERQVYTLIFEAGSKGMWMLDVRKQLTISPNVATKVVRTLVGHGLLKEVSDVRHRSRKIFMATDFQPSDEITGGTWYHDGRLDTDAVSAVRRRCQAQVEKLGAATVQMIHHGILRDDPKAGYTIDKVRDIVKTMVLDKVLEEVKSTGEGDFAAVRSGTICYRLAGAAQGGMMEGIPCGVCPRIDECSPDGVISPSTCVYYKKWLEMDF, from the coding sequence ATGCCGCCGCGTaagcgcccggcgccgccgccggaagagCCCCGTCCTTCCTCGAAGCCTGCACCTGATGCCAAGCCCTCCGAACCCACCAAATCTGCCCCCGATTCCGCGACGCCGACCATCTCGGCGGCGGTCCTCGCCAAACTCCCGAACATGGAGCGGCAGGTGTACACCCTAATCTTCGAGGCGGGAAGCAAGGGCATGTGGATGCTCGACGTGCGCAAGCAGCTGACGATAAGCCCCAACGTCGCCACCAAGGTGGTGCGCACCCTCGTGGGGCATGGGCTCCTCAAGGAGGTCAGCGACGTGCGCCACCGCAGCAGGAAGATCTTCATGGCCACCGATTTCCAGCCCTCTGACGAGATCACCGGCGGCACCTGGTACCACGACGGCCGGCTCGACACCGACGCCGTgtccgccgtgcgccgccgttGCCAAGCGCAGGTCGAGAAGCTCGGCGCAGCAACCGTGCAGATGATCCACCACGGCATTTTGAGGGATGACCCTAAGGCCGGGTACACCATCGACAAGGTCAGGGATATCGTGAAGACCATGGTGCTCGACAAGGTGCTCGAGGAGGTCAAGAGCACAGGCGAGGGGGACTTCGCGGCCGTCAGGAGCGGCACGATATGCTACCGTTTGGCTGGGGCTGCTCAGGGAGGGATGATGGAGGGGATCCCGTGTGGGGTTTGCCCAAGAATCGATGAGTGCTCGCCGGATGGGGTCATTTCGCCGAGCACATGCGTCTACTACAAGAAGTGGCTGGAAATGGACTTCTAG
- the LOC117865271 gene encoding uncharacterized protein translates to MVAEGKRWRFAMVCSSNMNRSMEAHSQLGRAGLDVESYGTGTHVKLPGPSLHEPNVYDFGTPYGAIYDDLRRKDPDLYKRNGLLPMLKRNTSVKLAPQRWQDNAGDGLFDMIMTFEERVFDLVVEDMNNREPKLMKSVPIINMDVKDNHEEAGVGAKLAVELCQKLEAIDGDWEEIIDDLITGFEKQHKRRLAYSIAFY, encoded by the exons atgGTGGCGGAGGGCAAGCGGTGGCGGTTCGCGATGGTGTGCTCGTCGAACATGAACCGAAGCATGGAGGCGCACTCGCAGCTGGGCCGCGCGGGGCTCGACGTCGAGTCCTACGGCACCGGCACCCACGTCAAGCtccccggcccctccctccaCGAGCCCAACGTCTACGACTTCGGCACCCCCTACGGCGCCATCTACGACGACCTCCGCCGCAAGGACCCTGATCT GTACAAGAGGAATGGGCTGCTGCCAATGCTGAAGAGGAACACCTCAGTGAAGCTGGCACCTCAGCGGTGGCAGGACAATGCCGGTGATGGGTTGTTTGATATGATAATGACCTTTGAGGAGAGGGTCTTCGACTTGGTTGTTGAAG ATATGAATAACCGCGAGCCAAAGCTGATGAAGAGTGTGCCGATAATCAATATGGATGTCAAAGATAACCATGAAGAAGCTGGTGTTGGGGCAAAGCTTGCTGTAGAGTTGTGCCAGAAG CTTGAAGCAATTGATGGTGACTGGGAGGAAATTATCGATGACCTGATTACTGGATTCGAGAAGCAGCACAAGCGGAGGCTTGCATACAGCATTGCGTTCTACTAA
- the LOC117865607 gene encoding chaperone protein dnaJ GFA2, mitochondrial — MARAAASRLAAAATSSPTRELFARHLAAAAATAWTGPSRLPEPGRERRSASWWCPSRSFHATRRMNTRDYYDVLGVSKDASAPDIKKAYYALAKKFHPDTNKDDANAEKKFQEVNRAYEVLKDDDKREIYDQLGSEAYERHAAGGDPAGQGFPQGNPFGDIFGDIFDNACRGGQDVKVSVELSFMEAVQGCRKTITYEADTFCGTCNGSGVPPGTVPKTCKTCKGSGVIYMKKGIFSLECTCSLCNGSGKIVKNFCKTCKGEQVVKGKMSVKLDIMAGIDDNDIMKVFGKGGADVERNKPGDLYVTIKVREDPIFRRESNHVHVDSVLSIAQAVLGGTVSVPTLTGNVTVKVRQGTQPGEKVVLRGKGIKAKNSSVFGNQYVHFNIRIPTEVTQRQRELIEEFDKEECTDRERVAAASG, encoded by the exons atggcgcgcgccgctgcctcaaggctcgccgccgcggcgacctcTTCCCCGACG CGCGAGCTGTTCGctcgccacctcgccgccgccgcggccacggcgtGGACTGGTCCGTCGCGGCTGCCCGAACCAG ggagggagcggcggagcgcGAGCTGGTGGTGCCCGAGCAGGTCTTTCCATG CCACGAGGAGGATGAATACAAGGGATTACTATGATGTACTTGGAGTGAGCAAGGATGCTTCTGCACCAGATATAAAGAAGGCATATTATGCG CTTGCAAAGAAGTTCCATCCTGATACTAATAAAGATGATGCCAATGCTGAAAAAAAATTTCAGGAAGTTAACCGTGCCTATGAG GTCTTGAAGGATGATGATAAGCGTGAAATATATGATCAG CTTGGATCTGAAGCATATGAGCGTCATGCAGCAGGTGGTGACCCTGCAGGGCAGGGTTTTCCTCAGGGTAATCCATTTGGTGACATCTTTGGAGAC ATCTTTGATAATGCGTGCAGAGGAGGCCAAGATGTCAAG GTTTCTGTTGAACTATCATTCATGGAAGCTGTCCAAGGCTGCAGAAAGACCATTACATATGAAGCCGATACTTTCTGTGGAACTTGCA ATGGAAGTGGTGTCCCCCCTGGAACTGTGCCTAAAACATGTAAAACATGTAAAGGTTCTGGTGTG ATATACATGAAGAAGGGTATATTTTCTCTTGAATGTACCTGTTCCCTGTGCAATGGAAGTGGAAAAATTGTGAAG AATTTTTGCAAGACTTGCAAAGGAGAACAGGTAGTGAAGGGGAAAATGTCAGTCAAGCTAGACATAATGGCAG GAATTGATGATAATGACATCATGAAGGTTTTTGGGAAGGGTGGTGCAGATGTTGAGCGCAATAAGCCTGGTGACCTTTATGTTACTATCAAG GTCAGAGAAGACCCTATCTTTCGGCGAGAAAGCAATCATGTGCATGTTGATTCTGTTTTAAGCATTGCCCAG GCTGTCTTAGGTGGAACGGTCTCGGTACCAACCCTCACTGGAAATGTTACAGTCAAG GTTCGCCAAGGTACCCAACCAGGAGAGAAGGTCGTCCTTCGGGGCAAAG GAATAAAAGCGAAAAACTCATCGGTGTTTGGGAATCAGTATGTTCACTTCAACATCAGGATTCCAAC GGAGGTGACACAACGGCAACGGGAGTTGATAGAGGAGTTCGATAAAGAGGAGTGCACAGACCGGGAAAGAGTTGCGGCTGCTTCCGGTTGA